agaaaaaatggcCAACAATCTTGCACTCCTTAACCTCTTccacctcttcttcctcttaagCTATGCAAAATCAGATGATAAAGTCATGGATTCAATAACTTTCTTCATGCATGATATCTTAGGTGGATCAACCCCTTCTGAGAGAATTGTTGCTGGTGCCATCACCAATACACAAACCACTAAGATTCCATTCTCAAAACCAAATAACAGGATCATACCAATGAAAGGTAGCATACCAATTGTTGATGATAGGTCTAGCATTGTTTATGCTTCACCAACAACAGTGATGGTAAAAGACACTGGAAAAAACAAGGTGATTATTGAcaagaacaacaataataataagaatgttCCTTATGTGAAACCAAATCAACTTCCATTAGGAGCAACAACACTTGAGAATCTCTTGTTTGGAAGAATAACAGTGATTGATGATGAGATTACAAGAGGGGTTGAGTTGGGGGCAGAGGTTATTGGAAAAGCACAGGGCTTTCATGTGGCTACTTCATTGGATGGAAGTAGCAGAACAATGGCATTCACAGCCATATTTCACAATGAAAAAGATGAtcaagacgaagaagaagaagaagaagatggtgttAGTTTCTTTGGTGTGCATAGAACAGCAGCACAAGAATCATATCTTGCTGTTGTTGGAGGGACAGGAAAATATTCAAATGCAAAAGGGTATGCAAAGATTCAGACACTACTTCCTCCATCAATTGATCATTACATTACTAATGGGGTTGAAACACTTCTTCACATTACTGTTTACCTAAGCTGGATATAGTTAAAatgtttatttctttattttttttatttgatagaATAAAGAACCAACATATAAGAGAGAGAGTTAGAGTAACACCTATTATAGAAAAGATGGTAGAATCGCGTCTCAAGTGATTTGGATATGTGAAACAAGATCGACAGAGCACCCCAATCAAGAGGGTAGATGAGATAGAAAATGGATAAGAGATGAAAGACAAAGGAAAACCTAGGATGATCATTCATGAAGTGGTCAAATGAGATTTACATGAAAATGATCTTTCTGTAGACATGATGCATGATAGAATTCAATAGAGCTCAGTGGCGTCGTTTGAATCATGTAGCCGACCTCACTTAATAGGACAAgactttgttgttattgttgttgatatTAGAGTAATATGAGTTTAATCTTGATGTACTAACGATATAAAATATTACAATGCTGTTAAAATACGTACCAAGAACTTGGTATACAATCTTAGCTGACACCCTCAAACAATTCGGATTCTATAACACTGCTGTTGATGTTGCTTTATTTATCAAGAAAATTAAACTTCAAATTCTATTATATCCGTCTTAATATATGTTGATAACATTGTTGTTACAGGTTTAAATCATAAAGAAATTGAGCATCTGATCAAGCgtcttaataataatttttcattaaaagaCCTTGATAGATTCCACTACTACTTTTTGGGATTATTAGAAGTAGATtacctaaaaaataataaactatatGTTAACTCGGTCTAAATactctaatattaataaatttattaaatattttagattAGGACttggtttaatattttttttaaaaaattaaatagattaAAATTTGTGTTTGTAACTTTAATTTTGAAAGATACAAATATTATTTAGATGTTTGaggagatttttttaaaattaaattgtatttatcaaaattaaaaaatttaatataacgttttatatttataagtattttatttaatttttatgtttatgtctattatataattttttaattttaaaattatttactaaatataattattattattttcttgaaaaattgtTTTTAGATTGATTTATCATAGGTGCTTTGGGTTTTAGAAAgttatctttgaaaaaaatagagttTTGATAAGCTACGACCATCATAAATACTATGATGGAAACATTACTAGAATTTTTTGTATTACTGATGATTTGATGCAACAGATTATTTTAgtcaatatataattaatgaCAGATCTAGTCAAAATAGCGGcagaaaaattagaaaacaaaTTTTTCTAAACTTTAGTGACCAGAATTCCGTCATTATTGCTTTGTTTggagatagaaaaaaaaaatgaaagaaaagaaaataagaagaaaaaaaaatgagtggaaagaaaataggaaaaaaaaatagagttatTTGTATGTTGTTTGGATTAAGAGAAAATggatagaaagaaaatagagagaaaatttttttttgtttggatgaaaagaaaagtgagaagaaagaaaataataatggtataaaattacattaatacccttatatatattatatgtaaattataatttattaatgataagtagtaaatatgtaattttattcatattgccccatttctcttcattttcttctcatttgtggagagaaaataatttaatgggttttacactatttttttcttttttctctattttttcttctcatcca
The genomic region above belongs to Arachis duranensis cultivar V14167 chromosome 3, aradu.V14167.gnm2.J7QH, whole genome shotgun sequence and contains:
- the LOC107477151 gene encoding dirigent protein 24-like, which codes for MANNLALLNLFHLFFLLSYAKSDDKVMDSITFFMHDILGGSTPSERIVAGAITNTQTTKIPFSKPNNRIIPMKGSIPIVDDRSSIVYASPTTVMVKDTGKNKVIIDKNNNNNKNVPYVKPNQLPLGATTLENLLFGRITVIDDEITRGVELGAEVIGKAQGFHVATSLDGSSRTMAFTAIFHNEKDDQDEEEEEEDGVSFFGVHRTAAQESYLAVVGGTGKYSNAKGYAKIQTLLPPSIDHYITNGVETLLHITVYLSWI